The Acidobacteriaceae bacterium nucleotide sequence CAAGGCAAGTCTCTCATTTCCTTCTTTGAAATTTATTCCTGCATTTCGTTTTTGTTCAACGTATCGCTCAATGCCTTGTTGGAGTTTCATAGCACCCCCGATAAGCTGAAGGCCGCCACCTTACGCAGCAAGCGGATGTCGTAGCGGGCATAGATGCTCACAGAATTGAGGTCGCGATGTCCAAGAAAGGCTGCGATCTCCTCCAGGGAGGAGCCTTGGCTGAGCAAGCGAGTGGCGCAGGCGTGACGAAGTCCGTGCGGGCCAGCATTCACCGACTCGATACCCATGCTCTTCATCCGGTCCGATACAACTTGGAACAATCCGCCAACCCCAAAGGGAGGATGTGGCGGACACAAAGAGACGAAAAGGTGGCGGGAAGCGCATTTGGGACGGCACCGGAGGTACTCAATGATCGCCTCGCCTACTTCGTACTGGATCGGGTAGTACTGGATCCCCCCGTTCTTTCCTCGACGCACCATGAATGTCTCACTGCGCCAGTCAAAATCGCCAAGTTCGAGTCTGGCTACCTCACCTCTACGCAGACCGTACACTGCCAGAAGCAACAGGATGGCGCGGGTGCGGAGTTCCTTTGGGCCGGCCTTTCCCCTTTTCTGAACGAGCCTGCGCACGTCCTTCCATGCCGGCCCGCGGGCAGGGCCTCGATACCGAGGTAACCTCGGACTGCGGATGCCAAAGGGAATACCAGGGAGGCACCAGCCCATGATCTCAGCATAGGTGAAGAAGGAGCGCAGTGCATTGCAATATGCTGCGATGTAGCTGTCCGATCTTTTCAAAGCGCGCATCTGCGCGAAGTACTCATCCAGATCTGAAACTCGGATGGTTGCCAAGGTGTTGTGCCGCGGCGCGGCTGATCGGAGGAAGGTCGCGACGTTTCCACGATAGCTCTCGATAGTGTCCAGCTTAAGACCACGGGTGCGCAGCGCATCGGAGTAGTGCCCGATCTCGACCGAAAAGGGTGGTGATGCGACAGGTGCCAAGCTTCCGTTGAAGGTAAACCACTGTTTTGCCCGAAGGACAAAATACTTTGTGATTCCCGGCAGCGGGCATCTCCTTTCTGGCCCGACGTAAGCGGCCCAAACTTGACCCGCGGCTTCAATTTCATCGAGGGTAACGTTGCGAAGCTCCGTGAGCTCCATAATGCGCACGATGTGGAGTAGATAGGATGCCGTCATGCGTATCGTTACGCGGCTGAGCCCTCGCGCAGAGAGGTGTTGGAGAAATTGCTCCCTTTCCTTCAGCAACGGCGCACTATTTTGTCGCAAGCGGAAGCTCGGAAAACGTGAAAGACTTTCGATCACGGTCTTATCCCCTTTGTTCGAAGCCCATCCGGATGAGGCAAGGTAAAACATGTAGCAACGGACAAGAAGCGATATTCAGGTCAGCGGCGTATCAATCAGTGTCGTTCAACAAACCGTCGAGGAATTTCATGAGCGCTGCGTCGTCCCGCCATCTCTTCTTGCCCTTTCGAGGGCTGAGTTTGTTGAGTTGCGCTCGAAACCGCTCCGGAGTCTGGCGTAGATAGCGTTCCGCCGTGACAAGGTTATGTTGTCCCATGTAAGTCGAGAGTGCCGGAATCATCCGGCTCATGTCCGCGCCATGCTTAAACCATGCTGTCAATCGGTGCACCGCGAAGGTATATCGCAGGTCCTGCATCCGCGGCTGGTAGCGTGCACCGTCATCTCGGTCAACGCCTGCTTGCTTTCGCACCTTCTGGAACGTCTTGCTCGCCGTGCTCGCTTTGATTTGCGATCCATCTTTGGTCAGGAAGAATTGCGGGGCCTTCCTCGCCTCTTTGTGAGAGTGCGTCCGATGGTACTTCAACAAAATGTCGTACAGATCAGAGCCAATCGGAATCTCGCGCGCACGGCGGGCCACGCTAGTGCGAAAGAGGATGCGTCTACGGCGAAAGTCTATGTCACTGCGTTCCAGTTGGACCGCTTCGCCGAGCCCCGCACCCGTTCCATAGAGAAATAGAAGCAGGGTGCGAAAGGTGCGAGCTCCGATCACGGCGTTCCTGTCCCGTTGCGTCACTCCGGCGGCCACCAGCAACCGCCGGAGTTCGGTCCGCGAGTAGACGTAGGGAACAAATGTTTGTATCGGAAAACGCCGGGGTGGAGGCAGCGGCAATCTATAGATTTCATTGCGGGCCTTCCAGTAGCAGAAGAACTGGCGTAGGACGCAGTATTTGTTGTACCAGGTTGCTGCGGCGGTCAGAGGGCCGTCGAGAAATGGCTCAATCTGGTTCGCCCGGATTCGATTCAGGGGCAGATCGCCGAGCTGCCGGTACAGAGACCGCAGGTTTTGCGCCCCCTTCAACCATGGAGCGCCTTCGGACTGTCTGGCTTCGATGTAGATTTCAATTCCTTTTTGGAGTCTCATCACAACCCCGCCAAGCGAAAAGCAGCGACTTTGCGAAGCGCGGCCGTGTCGCATTGAGCATAGATACTGACGGATTTTGTATCGCGATGTCCCAGAAAGTCCGCGATCTCTTTAAGGGATGACCCTTTCTGAAGTAGGCGCGTTGCACATGCGTGACGTAAAGCGTGGGGCCCCATATGGCGGAGCTCGATTCCAAGGGTTCGCAACCGCCTCGATACGGTTCTCCATACACTGGTATGCAGGAGCGGTCCCCAG carries:
- a CDS encoding tyrosine-type recombinase/integrase; translation: MIESLSRFPSFRLRQNSAPLLKEREQFLQHLSARGLSRVTIRMTASYLLHIVRIMELTELRNVTLDEIEAAGQVWAAYVGPERRCPLPGITKYFVLRAKQWFTFNGSLAPVASPPFSVEIGHYSDALRTRGLKLDTIESYRGNVATFLRSAAPRHNTLATIRVSDLDEYFAQMRALKRSDSYIAAYCNALRSFFTYAEIMGWCLPGIPFGIRSPRLPRYRGPARGPAWKDVRRLVQKRGKAGPKELRTRAILLLLAVYGLRRGEVARLELGDFDWRSETFMVRRGKNGGIQYYPIQYEVGEAIIEYLRCRPKCASRHLFVSLCPPHPPFGVGGLFQVVSDRMKSMGIESVNAGPHGLRHACATRLLSQGSSLEEIAAFLGHRDLNSVSIYARYDIRLLRKVAAFSLSGVL
- a CDS encoding tyrosine-type recombinase/integrase is translated as MKGAQNLRSLYRQLGDLPLNRIRANQIEPFLDGPLTAAATWYNKYCVLRQFFCYWKARNEIYRLPLPPPRRFPIQTFVPYVYSRTELRRLLVAAGVTQRDRNAVIGARTFRTLLLFLYGTGAGLGEAVQLERSDIDFRRRRILFRTSVARRAREIPIGSDLYDILLKYHRTHSHKEARKAPQFFLTKDGSQIKASTASKTFQKVRKQAGVDRDDGARYQPRMQDLRYTFAVHRLTAWFKHGADMSRMIPALSTYMGQHNLVTAERYLRQTPERFRAQLNKLSPRKGKKRWRDDAALMKFLDGLLNDTD